A window from Kwoniella pini CBS 10737 chromosome 1, complete sequence encodes these proteins:
- a CDS encoding mitochondrial 37S ribosomal protein uS19m, producing the protein MHPTSLVLRRSTWKGPFFTAFPSLSQHLKSNTPIFTKARSCTIVPNFVGLKFMIYNGKDYLPITVTEEMVGHKLGEFASTRKAWSYRLVSQYHIKSMNH; encoded by the exons ATGCACCCAACATCTCTGGTACTTAGACGGTCCACCTggaaag GACCATTTTTCACTGCTTTCCCTTCTTTATCACAAcatttaaaatcaaatacaccAATATTCACAAAAGCAAGATCATGTACAATTGTACCCAATTTCGTTGGATTAAAGTTCATGATTTATAATGGAAAAGATTATTTACCAATAACCGTTACTGAAGAGATGGTTGGACATAAATTAGGAGAATTTGCAAGTACGAGAAAAGCATGGAGTTATAGGTTAGTCTCtcaatatcatatcaaatcaatgaATCATTAA
- a CDS encoding 60S ribosomal protein uL3 — MSHRKYEEPRHGSLAFLPRKRAARHRGRCKAFPKDDPKKPVHLTATMGYKAGMTHIVRDLDRPGSKMHKREVVEAVTVLETPPIVVVGVVGYVETPRGLRSLTTVWAEHLSDEVKRRFYKNWYRSKKKAFTRYTKKHTENNGQSVTRELERIKKYCTVVRVLAHTQISKTGLSQKKAHLMEIQVNGGSVADKVDFAKNNFEKTVEVGSIFEQDEPIDVIGVTKGHGYEGTTARWGTSKLPRKTHRGLRKVACIGAWHPSKVMFSVARAGQRGYHSRTSINHKIYRIANGSSGSSGSTDFDLTQKDITPMGGFVRYGIVKNDFVMIKGTCAGPVKRILTLRKALRTHTSRAHTEKVQLKFIDTSSNFGHGRFQDAAEKNAFLGQLKIKSDA, encoded by the exons ATGTCTCACCGAAAATACGAGGAGCCTCGTCACGGTTCGCTTGCTTTCT TGCCAAGAAAGCGAGCTGCCCGACACAGAGGAAGATGTAAGGCTTTCCCTAAG GACGACCCCAAGAAGCCCGTCCACCTTACTGCCACCATGGGTTACAAGGCCGGTATGACTCACATCGTTAGAGATCTTGACCGACCTGGATCCAAGATGCACAAGAGAGAAGTTGTTGAGGCCGTTACCGTTCTTGAAACTCCTCCTATCGTCGTTGTTGGTGTTGTCGGTTACGTAGAAACTCCTCGAGGATTAAGATCTTTGACTACCGTCTGGGCTGAACACTTGTCTGACGAAGTCAAGAGAAGATTCTACAA GAACTGGTACCGATCTAAGAAGAAGGCTTTCACTAGATACACCAAAAAACACACCGAGAACAACGGTCAATCCGTTACTCGAGAATTAGAGAGAATCAAGAAATACTGTACCGTTGTTCGAGTTCTCGCCCACACTCAAATCTCCAAGACTGGTCTTTCCCAAAAGAAGGCTCACTTGATGGAAATTCAAGTTAACGGTGGTTCCGTTGCTGACAAAGTTGATTTCGCCAAGAACAACTTTGAAAAGACCGTTGAAGTTGGATCTATCtttgaacaagatgaacCAATTGATGTCATTGGTGTAACCAAGGGTCACGGTTACGAGGGTACCACCGCTAGATGGGGTACTTCTAAACTTCCAAGAAAGAC TCATCGAGGTCTCAGAAAAGTTGCTTGTATTGGTGCTTGGCATCCATCCAAGGTAATGTTCTCTGTTGCCCGAGCGGGTCAAAGAGGTTACCATTCCAGAACATCGATCAACCACAAGATTTACAGAATTGCCAACGGTTCTTCAGGATCTTCAGGTTCAACTGATTTCGATTTAACTCAAAAAGATATTACTCCTATGGGTGGTTTCGTTAGATACGGTATCGTTAAGAACGATTTCGTTATGATTAAAGGAACTTGTGCTGGTCCAGTTAAGAGAATTCTTACTCTTAGAAAAGCTCTTAGAACTCACACTTCAAGAGCTCACACTGAAAAAGTTCAACTTAAATTCATCGATACTTCTTCCAACTTCGGTCACGGTAGATTCCAAGATGCTGCTGAGAAGAACGCTTTCCTTGGTCaactcaaaatcaaatctgATGCTTAA